CAGTAGTAGGCTTAGTCTGTCCACCAAAACAATACACGGGCGCACAGATCACTGATGCTGCGAGCGTCATGGTGAGCAGGAAAGCTGAAACCCACTGTTTAACGGATCCTACCATTCAAATGGAAACTGTTACAGCAAGCCGACTTTCCCGTCAATAGCGAAAACTTGCATAAGCACCTGCGATCAACTGTGACGATCATGTAGAACGACAGTGCGGACGAGTTAAGCGCCGCCATCAAAAGGTCAGAATTCTCAGTTACGCTTGCCCTCGACACTGAATGAAGTCTCTCTACGGTATTTCTCACAATGGAGAAATTCACTCACCTGAAAGAAGTCCAAATCCTTTACAAATCAGTTACGGTTGAGGGCGACTGGCATGGGCAGTGGGTCGAAGGGTCGGAGTCCGTAGTTTCGCTATTTCGCAATATTCAGGATGAAAGCCAAAAGAAGCTTATGGTTATGAATCTGCATGAGCAATTTCGCATAGTCTGTTTTGAAGTGGCTGCCATCGGCGGCAATTTTGATGTAAACGACCTAAAGGTAAGGGATCTATTCACGTCAGCCTGCATCTTCAGAGCGGACTATTTGATGGTTGTCCAGAATTACATGGATGAGAGTTCTTGGCCGAAGGACACGAATATTGCATTCACCGATAAGGTGACGAAAATATCCAAGGACTTGGGCATTCAACTTCTTGATAATATCATTATCGGGAAAGAGCGATTTTACAGCTTTGCGAAGGAAGGGTTGCTACCGGCAGACCCGGCAAGTTGATTGATTCGAAGCACCGTTCATTATGCTATCGTATAATTGGGAAGCGTATGCATTCCCATTTTCCGTATTCTTTACCACGCAATGACGCTAGACTTTCTGACATGAAAGCAAAGATTACCGTGAGATTGAAGAATGTGGGTCGTGGATATGACTTGGACAAGCTACCACCGGCTCTTTTGGAAACCGTCATTGATGCAGCTTCACCCTTGATCGAAGCTGAAATAAACAAGGCGGAAGAACGAGCGATTCAAAAGATTGTCACCGAGAAGTTTGTGGCGAAGGTGATTAAGTCCGCTTTGGAGGGAAAGGCCGGAAGGCGTTCCAAGGCGAGTCCTGACAAGCTAGCGAGGAACGCTTAATACGTTGGTTCCCGCTTTTCATTGCAAAGCTCCCACCACTATAAACCCCCTTGGTCCCCCATTTCGCCGAGTTGCGAATTTGGGGGATATTTGCGAACAGGGTTCGCTCCGCCCTTGGCGGATAGGATCACGCCAAGCACTGCTTGGCGCAGGGTTTATTTAAAAGCCTGCTTTTCCTGCCAAGTCAGGAAAAGAAATCATGCCAGCCCTACGCTTGAACCTGTAAAGGTCGCATTTTTCCGCTCGCTTGTGCAGCAGCGTCGCAGGCTCCTTGCTTCCGCGCTGCGCACAAAAATCTCCACCTTGACAGGACGCCTGCGGCGTCCGCTCCGGGCACGCTCTAGCTTCGCTCGCCGCTTGGCAGGGAAAAACAGGCTTTCAATCACGAGAGTCACAACCCACCAAGCACATGAAACACATCAACGACAAAGAGAATGCCAGTGAACGGCTCGCAAATGCGACCGCGACTTATTGCCCCGAGGATAACAAGCTACGTCTTTACGTAGGGCGCGTCCCGCATGACGAATACCTTGCCCTGAAGGCCGAAGGCTGGACGAGCACGCCGAAACAGGATTGCGATTTTGCCGCCACTTGGACGCCCCGGCGCCGTGACACCTGCCTTGATTATGCGGGCATTATTGAAGATGAAGACATGGAACCGGCGGAGCGATCCGCCGACCGGGCCGAACGCTTCGCCGAATACCGCGAAAAGCGTACCGCCGAAGCCGTAGGCCATGCCAACCGCTACGAGGCAACGCCGCTTGCGCATGGCTACCAAAACGAACAGCGAGCACAACGCGCCGCCGCCCGACATGACCGCATAGCGGGCTATGCTTGCGACGCTTGGAGCAAGGCCGAATACTGGCAGCGCCGCACCG
This genomic interval from Ruficoccus sp. ZRK36 contains the following:
- a CDS encoding JAB domain-containing protein, whose amino-acid sequence is MEKFTHLKEVQILYKSVTVEGDWHGQWVEGSESVVSLFRNIQDESQKKLMVMNLHEQFRIVCFEVAAIGGNFDVNDLKVRDLFTSACIFRADYLMVVQNYMDESSWPKDTNIAFTDKVTKISKDLGIQLLDNIIIGKERFYSFAKEGLLPADPAS